The Gemmatimonadota bacterium genome has a segment encoding these proteins:
- a CDS encoding nitrite/sulfite reductase: MATNWKEELRDMIPEDIGAEIDTFEAQIEQKKQGQIDDRVFAETRLRRGVYGQRYDNGQRFDGLVTKPLNYPSGDLLKGPDTVWDAPGMQRIKIPYGGLTTDQMDVLADIAEEYSDGILHITTRQDIQIHYVHIEDTPDLMRRLAAVGITTREACGNSIRNVTACPLSGVCHTETFDVTPYSHALAQFLLGHPDCQDFGRKFKIAFSGCAQEACGLTSMHDMGMIARIKDGKRGFETYVGGGLGAVPHQAKLYSEFLSPEELLPTAQAICRVFARLGEKTNRARARIKFLVAKLGIEEFSRLVEEERKILPEDPAWTAYLNDLDSYSEEPLKIAAPLNGVARPEAFDAWAETNIYKQRQEGYVVATICLPLGDITSDQMRNLADIARKYVKDTIRATVEQNIILRWVSESDVVSLYNDLCELGLAEPGAGTIVDVTACPGTDTCKLGISSSRGLAAELRTQLAQQNLQLDDAIKNFRIKISGCFNSCGQHHVADLGFYGNSRKINGYTVPHFQVVLGGQWTENAASYGLAMGAIPSKNIPAVIERITDNYVENREKDESFQAYIQRIGKKDVKDLLQGLTQVPMHEIDPSYYTDWGDTREFTIGDMGKGECAGEVVSLVQFELSGCETESFESQIYLEEGDYEAAYKTAFGAMLHAAKALVKTQFLDVPEDADVIVEEFRTRFCDTELFYNQFAGAKFANYLFRVHEEEVAEYTRDIAHQVVEEAQLFIEEAYACYGQMNVV; the protein is encoded by the coding sequence ATGGCCACAAATTGGAAAGAAGAATTGCGCGATATGATCCCGGAAGATATAGGTGCTGAAATCGATACATTTGAAGCGCAGATCGAACAAAAAAAACAGGGACAAATTGACGACCGCGTCTTTGCCGAAACCCGTCTTCGCCGCGGTGTTTACGGCCAGCGCTACGACAATGGACAACGCTTTGACGGCCTGGTAACCAAACCACTCAACTATCCCAGCGGCGATCTGCTCAAAGGACCAGACACAGTCTGGGATGCGCCGGGTATGCAGCGCATCAAAATCCCTTATGGCGGCCTGACCACCGATCAAATGGATGTGTTGGCCGACATAGCCGAAGAATATTCTGACGGCATTTTGCACATCACCACGCGCCAGGATATTCAAATTCACTACGTACACATCGAAGACACGCCCGACCTCATGCGCCGCCTCGCCGCTGTAGGCATCACCACCCGAGAAGCCTGCGGAAACTCCATCCGCAATGTCACGGCCTGCCCGCTTTCGGGCGTGTGTCACACCGAAACATTCGATGTCACGCCGTATTCACATGCCCTCGCCCAATTCCTCCTCGGGCACCCCGACTGTCAGGACTTTGGTCGCAAATTCAAAATCGCCTTTTCCGGATGCGCTCAGGAAGCATGCGGTTTGACCAGCATGCACGACATGGGCATGATCGCGCGCATCAAAGACGGCAAGCGCGGGTTCGAAACCTACGTCGGCGGCGGCTTAGGAGCCGTGCCTCACCAGGCCAAACTCTACTCGGAATTTCTGTCCCCCGAAGAGCTTTTGCCCACAGCGCAGGCAATATGCCGCGTTTTTGCCCGCCTGGGTGAAAAAACAAATCGCGCCCGTGCGCGCATCAAATTCCTCGTCGCCAAGCTCGGTATCGAAGAATTTAGTCGCCTTGTCGAAGAAGAACGCAAAATCCTGCCCGAAGATCCCGCGTGGACAGCCTATCTCAACGACCTGGATAGCTACAGTGAAGAACCCCTCAAAATCGCAGCTCCCCTCAATGGGGTTGCGCGCCCCGAAGCGTTTGATGCCTGGGCAGAAACCAACATCTACAAACAGCGACAAGAAGGCTATGTGGTCGCAACAATATGTCTGCCTCTGGGAGATATCACATCCGATCAGATGCGAAACCTCGCCGATATCGCACGCAAATACGTCAAAGACACCATTCGCGCCACCGTCGAGCAAAACATCATCCTTCGATGGGTCAGCGAATCCGATGTCGTTTCACTCTACAATGACCTTTGTGAACTGGGATTGGCCGAACCGGGAGCTGGTACCATCGTCGATGTCACCGCCTGCCCGGGCACCGACACCTGCAAATTGGGCATCTCCTCATCGCGCGGTCTCGCTGCAGAGTTGCGAACGCAATTGGCACAACAGAATCTCCAACTCGACGACGCCATCAAAAACTTCCGCATCAAAATCAGCGGGTGTTTTAATTCCTGCGGACAACACCACGTAGCCGATCTCGGTTTTTACGGCAACAGCCGAAAAATCAATGGCTATACCGTACCGCACTTCCAGGTCGTACTCGGCGGACAATGGACCGAAAATGCGGCCTCTTACGGCCTGGCCATGGGCGCTATTCCCTCCAAAAATATTCCGGCCGTCATCGAACGCATCACCGACAATTATGTTGAAAACCGCGAAAAAGACGAAAGCTTCCAGGCCTATATTCAGCGTATCGGAAAAAAAGACGTCAAAGACCTGCTTCAGGGCCTCACGCAGGTTCCCATGCACGAAATAGACCCCTCCTACTATACGGACTGGGGCGATACACGCGAATTTACCATCGGCGATATGGGCAAAGGCGAATGCGCTGGCGAAGTGGTTTCACTGGTGCAATTTGAACTATCCGGCTGCGAGACCGAATCCTTTGAATCGCAGATTTACCTGGAGGAAGGCGACTACGAAGCTGCGTACAAAACGGCTTTCGGCGCGATGTTGCACGCCGCCAAAGCACTGGTCAAAACGCAGTTTCTCGACGTACCAGAAGATGCCGATGTCATCGTCGAAGAATTTCGCACGCGCTTTTGCGATACCGAGTTGTTCTACAACCAGTTTGCCGGCGCAAAATTTGCCAATTATCTCTTCCGCGTTCACGAAGAGGAAGTCGCCGAATACACCCGCGACATTGCCCATCAGGTCGTCGAAGAAGCCCAACTCTTCATCGAAGAAGCCTATGCCTGTTATGGTCAAATGAATGTGGTTTGA
- a CDS encoding endonuclease/exonuclease/phosphatase family protein, giving the protein MQKHVRMIYLASLTLLLFFACGPQPAEIKIATYNIYWLDDGISNARQERLQTVINKLDADIIGFQEIQSKSALEHILPDNYTIGMLDDPEELQELAIAVREPFEITDLKMVFPEKIHDQAFPRKRDLLQAYVEGYGRRLIVLVHHAKSRSGGRAKTNARREASATMTMRYLTSRVKYDHIVLLGDFNDNPDDRSLNILESGNPEAFPGIDQVPDAFLYNTSESLLNRDYCSYGYHDIYDKIESDIFDPMVPGARAENNKWRDKPHDFMRDVKVKAILFDQILVSQNLKNHVQSSGIFTHAEAVKGTRSRIRFSGDEIVYTTRGDLASDHVPVWTILKF; this is encoded by the coding sequence ATGCAAAAACATGTACGGATGATATATCTCGCCTCTCTGACTCTGCTTCTATTTTTTGCGTGTGGCCCACAGCCCGCCGAGATCAAGATTGCGACTTACAACATCTATTGGCTCGACGATGGCATTTCCAATGCGCGCCAGGAACGCCTGCAAACAGTTATAAACAAACTCGATGCGGATATCATCGGCTTTCAGGAAATCCAATCAAAATCCGCGCTCGAACACATATTGCCCGACAACTATACCATTGGCATGCTCGATGATCCCGAAGAACTCCAGGAACTCGCCATAGCAGTGCGCGAGCCATTTGAAATTACCGATCTCAAAATGGTCTTTCCAGAAAAAATACACGACCAGGCATTTCCCCGAAAGCGCGATCTCCTCCAGGCTTATGTCGAGGGATATGGCCGCCGCTTGATTGTTCTGGTTCACCACGCCAAATCGCGGTCGGGTGGTCGCGCCAAAACCAACGCGCGCCGAGAAGCCAGCGCGACCATGACCATGCGCTATCTCACCAGCCGCGTAAAATACGACCATATTGTATTGCTCGGCGACTTCAACGACAACCCCGACGACCGCTCGCTCAACATTCTCGAATCCGGCAATCCCGAAGCGTTTCCCGGAATCGACCAGGTACCCGATGCATTTCTCTACAACACATCCGAGAGCCTGTTAAATCGGGACTATTGTTCTTACGGGTACCACGATATCTACGACAAAATTGAAAGCGACATCTTTGACCCCATGGTCCCTGGTGCGCGCGCAGAAAACAATAAATGGCGGGACAAACCACACGATTTTATGCGGGACGTCAAAGTCAAAGCAATTCTTTTTGACCAAATTCTCGTGTCCCAAAACCTGAAGAATCACGTCCAATCATCGGGCATTTTCACCCACGCCGAAGCCGTGAAGGGAACCCGTTCACGCATCCGCTTTTCCGGTGACGAAATCGTCTATACCACACGCGGCGACCTGGCTTCGGATCACGTACCCGTGTGGACAATCTTAAAATTCTAA
- the smc gene encoding chromosome segregation protein SMC yields MHLTRLQTLGFKSFAQKLDMPFQKGITCVVGPNGCGKSNVVDALRWALGEQRPRSLRSGSMGDVIFSGTRSRKPLGMAEVSLTLDNSQKVLPTEFSEVTITRRLFRSGESDYLLNKIPCRLKDIQNLLMDTGLGTQSSYVIEQGMVDEIISDNAEERRRCFEEAAGVTRYKIRRRSAWNRLIAVQQDLQRMEDWLGEIQRQVASLQRQERKARLYKTLSDELRDLEIKLARFQYFDLADQSGPLREEMVFLKEDIEISETDMTTLEAQLEEMRAELTDQDRALSEANIELSQHVERVHGKDSEILVAREEVRSIQAFLERAEYQQKSLKVRLDNAQKGQKAAEQDGREASKKLKSEEAKLEAETAKLEAEIRDLDTQRTQVDAQKSQLMDLLRQNSDQGKSLERMQAEREGIVQRKARLTQDIERVAARRQEADETANQSAEQIAAVESQIAQRAEERQQQVAGRDRCIAQRDEQIESRNRLRANIEADQARVALLQKLREGFEGYSKGVRALAVDSPFSNRIQGVVADMIDVKPEYVTAIEAALGRALECLIVSNTDDARWAIDFLRQGEHGAAAFLPLERIISTNHSEVPKGEGIVGLASDLLNPQRDIHGAVSALLRHTLIVSDAQTAIVHSGAMHAKGVEIVTLSGEVFSADGTVYGGADAASESGFIGRQQQIDDLQSAIESAQTARSKCETQLARSLETLDKHLAQIEACDNALADLHNRRAGLQRDRQNAETEAKRQAQAVTELDRETAQLAQRESELMDLISQAEEAQTKLDTKRETLEDVVRRADEDLREKEHQRRVLQDGVAAVRVEIASLKERIESLAHEAVRQGRERESIAREIERLSGEADESQKRKLGREESIGTASGELEVLHKQQSHIEHKRDAQAHRQHEIVMAARAIEEKLRKKNRRTTQNRERLSEIQVAMAHIKERGEGIIQRLKRDYEVDIAEQGRFQDPEFNADVAEKKTHELQERMRRMGSVNLAALEEYEEQKERLEFLTHQRDDLLEAEEIVKRTITRIDRTARQRFLDTFGRIRENFQTTFQEFFEGGEADLTMPPDEDPLEAPIIITARPWGKRLQSINLLSGGERALTAIALLFAIYLVKPSPFCVLDEVDAPLDDANIARFVKVIQKFSKQSQFIVVTHNKGTMEHGETLHGVTMEEPGVSRLVSVKMSSDSENQGDGVASFTEAVAQPADDD; encoded by the coding sequence TTGCACCTGACTCGTTTGCAAACACTGGGTTTTAAGTCCTTTGCACAAAAGCTCGACATGCCCTTTCAAAAAGGCATTACCTGTGTCGTGGGACCAAATGGTTGTGGCAAGTCCAACGTGGTTGATGCGCTGCGCTGGGCACTGGGCGAACAGCGCCCCCGATCTTTGCGTAGCGGCAGTATGGGAGATGTAATTTTTTCCGGTACGCGCTCGCGCAAACCCCTCGGTATGGCCGAAGTATCGCTCACGCTCGATAATTCACAAAAAGTTTTGCCCACCGAATTTTCCGAAGTCACCATTACCCGCCGTCTGTTCCGATCCGGCGAAAGCGACTACCTGCTCAATAAAATTCCGTGCCGCCTGAAAGACATTCAAAACTTGCTGATGGACACCGGGTTGGGCACGCAGTCTTCTTATGTTATTGAACAGGGCATGGTGGATGAGATCATCAGCGACAATGCCGAAGAACGCCGCCGGTGCTTTGAAGAAGCCGCCGGTGTGACGCGGTATAAAATTCGCAGGCGATCTGCGTGGAATAGGCTCATCGCCGTGCAACAAGACCTGCAAAGAATGGAAGATTGGCTCGGAGAAATCCAGCGCCAGGTCGCATCGCTACAGCGGCAAGAGCGCAAAGCAAGGCTCTATAAAACACTATCAGATGAATTGCGCGACCTCGAAATCAAACTGGCGCGATTCCAATACTTCGATCTGGCCGACCAATCTGGGCCGCTGCGCGAGGAAATGGTCTTTCTCAAAGAAGATATCGAAATTTCAGAAACCGACATGACCACCCTCGAAGCCCAACTCGAAGAAATGCGCGCCGAACTAACCGATCAGGATCGCGCACTGTCCGAGGCCAATATCGAGCTGTCGCAACACGTCGAGCGCGTACACGGCAAAGACAGCGAGATACTGGTCGCACGCGAAGAGGTACGCAGCATCCAGGCATTTTTAGAACGCGCCGAGTATCAGCAAAAATCGCTCAAGGTGCGTCTTGACAACGCCCAAAAAGGCCAAAAAGCAGCCGAGCAAGACGGGCGTGAAGCCAGTAAAAAACTCAAATCCGAAGAAGCCAAACTCGAAGCGGAAACCGCCAAACTCGAAGCGGAAATCCGGGATCTGGATACACAACGCACACAAGTCGATGCCCAAAAATCTCAGTTGATGGATCTATTGCGCCAAAATAGCGATCAGGGCAAGAGCCTCGAGCGCATGCAGGCCGAGCGCGAGGGCATTGTACAGAGAAAGGCGCGATTGACGCAGGATATTGAGCGCGTGGCTGCGCGCCGCCAGGAGGCTGACGAAACTGCCAATCAGTCCGCAGAACAAATCGCCGCAGTTGAAAGTCAAATTGCCCAACGCGCAGAAGAACGGCAACAACAGGTCGCGGGTCGAGACCGCTGTATTGCCCAGCGAGACGAACAAATCGAATCGCGCAACCGCTTGCGCGCAAATATTGAAGCCGATCAGGCGCGGGTCGCCCTCCTCCAAAAACTGAGAGAAGGCTTTGAAGGCTATTCCAAAGGCGTGCGTGCTCTGGCTGTCGATTCGCCTTTTTCCAACCGCATACAGGGCGTTGTCGCCGACATGATCGATGTCAAGCCCGAATATGTCACTGCCATCGAAGCCGCGCTGGGACGTGCACTGGAATGCTTGATCGTCAGCAATACCGACGACGCGCGTTGGGCAATTGATTTTCTCCGACAAGGGGAACACGGAGCCGCCGCATTTTTGCCCCTCGAACGCATCATCTCCACCAATCACAGCGAAGTACCCAAAGGAGAGGGAATTGTCGGGCTGGCAAGCGATCTGTTAAATCCACAGCGCGATATACACGGTGCTGTATCTGCGCTGTTGCGCCATACCCTGATTGTAAGCGATGCACAAACCGCGATTGTTCACAGCGGTGCCATGCATGCCAAAGGCGTTGAGATTGTGACACTCAGCGGCGAAGTTTTTTCCGCAGATGGCACGGTATATGGCGGTGCAGATGCAGCCTCAGAATCGGGCTTTATTGGTCGCCAGCAACAAATCGACGACCTCCAGTCAGCCATAGAATCCGCCCAAACCGCACGCTCAAAGTGCGAAACACAACTGGCTCGCTCGCTCGAAACACTCGACAAACACCTCGCGCAAATCGAAGCCTGCGATAATGCATTGGCCGATTTGCACAACCGCCGTGCCGGCCTTCAAAGAGACCGACAAAACGCCGAAACAGAAGCCAAACGCCAGGCTCAGGCAGTAACAGAACTCGACCGGGAAACCGCACAACTCGCACAGCGAGAAAGCGAATTGATGGATTTGATTTCCCAAGCAGAGGAGGCGCAGACAAAGCTCGACACCAAACGCGAGACCCTCGAAGACGTGGTTCGCCGTGCAGATGAAGACTTGCGCGAAAAAGAACACCAGCGTCGCGTACTTCAAGATGGTGTCGCTGCTGTGCGTGTGGAAATTGCTTCTTTGAAAGAACGCATCGAAAGCCTCGCACACGAAGCCGTGCGCCAGGGTCGAGAGCGCGAATCTATTGCCCGCGAAATCGAGCGATTATCCGGCGAGGCCGATGAGAGCCAAAAACGCAAACTCGGACGCGAAGAAAGCATCGGAACAGCGTCGGGCGAACTGGAAGTCCTCCACAAGCAACAATCCCACATTGAGCACAAACGCGATGCACAAGCGCACAGACAACACGAAATCGTGATGGCGGCGCGCGCCATTGAAGAAAAGTTGCGAAAAAAAAATCGCCGCACAACACAAAATCGCGAGCGTTTAAGCGAAATTCAGGTCGCCATGGCGCACATCAAAGAGCGCGGCGAGGGGATTATCCAACGTCTCAAGCGCGATTACGAAGTCGATATTGCCGAACAGGGGCGTTTTCAAGATCCCGAATTTAACGCGGATGTGGCGGAAAAAAAGACCCACGAACTGCAAGAGCGCATGCGGCGCATGGGGTCTGTCAACCTGGCGGCACTCGAAGAGTACGAAGAACAAAAAGAACGTCTTGAATTTCTCACACACCAGCGCGACGACCTTCTGGAAGCCGAAGAAATTGTCAAGCGCACCATCACGCGCATCGACCGCACGGCGCGCCAGCGCTTTCTCGATACCTTTGGCCGCATTCGAGAAAACTTCCAGACCACATTCCAGGAATTTTTTGAAGGCGGCGAAGCCGATCTGACCATGCCACCCGACGAAGATCCCCTCGAGGCGCCCATCATCATCACAGCGCGTCCGTGGGGCAAACGCCTTCAGAGCATTAACCTGCTTTCGGGCGGCGAACGCGCCCTGACGGCCATTGCCCTTCTCTTTGCAATTTACCTGGTCAAACCCAGTCCCTTTTGCGTCCTCGACGAAGTCGATGCGCCTCTCGATGATGCCAATATCGCGCGCTTTGTAAAAGTCATCCAAAAATTCTCCAAACAGTCGCAGTTCATCGTTGTCACCCACAACAAAGGGACGATGGAACATGGCGAAACCCTGCACGGCGTGACCATGGAAGAACCCGGCGTCTCCAGGCTCGTTTCCGTCAAAATGTCCAGCGATAGCGAAAACCAGGGCGATGGTGTCGCCTCGTTTACCGAAGCCGTGGCACAACCCGCAGATGACGATTGA
- the moaA gene encoding GTP 3',8-cyclase MoaA, protein MSDLLDTLQRPIRDLRISVTDKCNFRCPYCMPAEIFGEKYEFLPKVEILTFEEIARLARIFVDLGVTKIRVTGGEPLLRRDLETLIAKLSQINGVQDLTLTTNGYLLAAKAQSLKNAGLHRLTVSLDAIDDQTFNLMSGRTHGTERVLEGIRAAEKAGFQAIKINAVVQKGINDHLVIDLAQHFHNTGHILRFIEFMDVGNRNNWNMDQVVPAVEIIDRIHTVLPLEPLDPNYTGEVAKRYRYLDGGGEIGVIASVTQPFCGDCTRARLSTDGKLYTCLFASEGTDLRDALRQGASNADLRDQIIQIWRHRADRYSEIRSEHTPATRKIEMYQIGG, encoded by the coding sequence ATGTCCGATCTCCTCGACACATTGCAACGCCCCATCCGCGACCTGCGTATTTCGGTCACCGACAAATGCAACTTCCGCTGTCCCTATTGCATGCCCGCCGAGATTTTTGGCGAAAAGTACGAATTTCTTCCCAAAGTAGAAATCCTCACCTTTGAAGAAATCGCCCGCCTCGCCAGGATCTTCGTCGATCTCGGCGTCACAAAAATTCGCGTCACCGGCGGTGAACCCCTCCTGCGCCGAGACCTCGAAACCCTCATCGCCAAACTATCACAGATCAACGGCGTACAAGATCTCACCCTCACTACCAATGGCTATCTCCTCGCCGCCAAAGCACAGAGCCTCAAAAACGCCGGCCTGCACCGCCTCACCGTGAGCCTCGATGCGATTGACGACCAGACCTTTAATCTCATGAGTGGTCGCACCCATGGCACCGAGCGAGTACTCGAAGGCATCCGCGCTGCTGAAAAGGCGGGCTTCCAGGCCATAAAAATCAACGCAGTTGTTCAAAAAGGCATCAACGACCACCTCGTTATCGACCTTGCCCAACACTTCCACAACACGGGACACATCCTGCGATTCATCGAGTTCATGGACGTGGGCAATCGCAACAACTGGAACATGGATCAGGTCGTGCCCGCCGTAGAAATTATCGATCGCATTCACACCGTCTTACCCCTCGAGCCTCTCGACCCCAACTACACAGGCGAAGTCGCAAAACGCTATCGCTATCTCGATGGCGGCGGTGAAATCGGCGTCATTGCCTCTGTCACGCAGCCCTTTTGCGGCGACTGCACGCGCGCCCGCTTATCCACTGACGGCAAACTCTACACCTGTCTCTTCGCCTCAGAGGGAACAGACCTGCGCGATGCCCTGCGACAAGGCGCATCCAACGCCGACCTCCGCGACCAGATCATCCAGATATGGCGCCACCGCGCGGACCGCTACTCCGAAATCCGCTCTGAACACACCCCTGCAACTCGCAAAATCGAGATGTATCAAATCGGGGGATAA
- a CDS encoding serine hydrolase codes for MDMIFPGAEWETRSPGDLGFDAEKLARVQRWLHEVAGDRSFQVGVARYGYLAAEWRQGVAADLMPSQASAAKSYYSTLLGIVVAEGKLSSPDERVVDYYPEMMDVGEQEGPKPGRYAFEKDRDITFRHLICNVSGYMKPGEKPGEVFHYQTYGMNILTHAMAKIYGCYDANNPEGLPGCGKVIEEKLRDPIGGTWTHSHSNFDLWPSARLNIFGYYTQVHTTLRDQLRVGHLWANYGNWNGVQVAPESYLKEATVTNDFILDNEPEENWKYGHGFWCNDRGMQWADAPRDSFAASGAGAKHIWMCPRLGLVIAQNPGLWDQFREERDKIGSQNEVIARVVNAVKE; via the coding sequence ATGGATATGATATTCCCAGGAGCAGAATGGGAGACGAGATCGCCCGGCGACCTCGGGTTTGACGCGGAGAAACTCGCGCGGGTGCAGAGGTGGTTGCACGAAGTGGCCGGCGACAGATCCTTTCAGGTGGGGGTTGCGCGTTACGGGTATCTCGCGGCAGAGTGGCGGCAAGGTGTTGCTGCGGATTTGATGCCCTCACAGGCGTCTGCTGCAAAGTCGTATTATTCGACGCTTTTAGGCATTGTTGTGGCGGAGGGCAAGTTGTCTTCGCCGGATGAGAGAGTTGTCGATTACTATCCAGAGATGATGGATGTGGGCGAGCAGGAGGGTCCAAAGCCCGGGCGGTATGCGTTTGAGAAAGATCGCGATATTACGTTTCGGCATTTGATATGCAATGTTTCGGGCTATATGAAGCCGGGGGAGAAACCGGGCGAGGTTTTTCACTATCAGACTTATGGGATGAATATTCTGACCCACGCAATGGCTAAAATTTACGGGTGTTACGATGCAAATAATCCCGAGGGTTTGCCGGGATGTGGGAAGGTGATTGAAGAAAAGTTGCGCGATCCAATTGGTGGGACCTGGACGCATTCGCATTCCAATTTTGATCTGTGGCCCAGTGCGAGGTTAAATATTTTCGGGTATTATACGCAGGTGCATACCACATTGCGAGATCAATTGCGGGTGGGGCATTTGTGGGCAAATTACGGCAATTGGAATGGGGTTCAGGTTGCGCCCGAGAGTTATTTAAAAGAAGCAACCGTAACAAATGACTTTATTCTGGATAACGAACCCGAAGAGAACTGGAAATACGGGCATGGATTCTGGTGCAATGATCGCGGGATGCAGTGGGCAGATGCGCCGAGAGATTCTTTTGCCGCATCGGGTGCTGGTGCAAAGCATATCTGGATGTGCCCGCGGTTAGGGCTGGTTATCGCGCAAAATCCAGGACTGTGGGATCAGTTCAGGGAAGAGCGGGATAAGATCGGGAGTCAGAATGAGGTGATTGCGCGAGTTGTGAATGCGGTAAAAGAATAG
- a CDS encoding peptidase dimerization domain-containing protein has protein sequence MGVAPAAGAVAAKAVLENLKSSGQIIYYGCPAEETLAGKVYMARDGAFRDLDAVLAWHPGSGTGVSNYGGSSMDSLVYEFFGKTSHGASAHNGRSALDGVMLMDVAANYLREHVPENVRIHCVIRDGGDAPNVVPAYAKVWYYVRGKDREQVNKIRKRLTRCAKGAAMATETTMKWHRITAVYPRLPNDVMCETVRQNLKLFGPPRASKKDKERVKELGYKGEFDGKIKKGKGSQGRGSSDEDNVSWLAPMGRFQMVCYTKGTPGHHRDTTAQAVMPFADRAVLQTAKVFAGSAIDLILDKKVLQAARAEFKKGTKEFVYDPLIPKRQKVPVDPP, from the coding sequence TTGGGCGTTGCCCCGGCCGCAGGTGCGGTTGCTGCAAAGGCAGTATTGGAAAATTTGAAGTCGTCCGGCCAGATTATTTATTACGGCTGTCCGGCTGAAGAGACGCTGGCGGGCAAAGTGTATATGGCTCGCGATGGCGCATTTCGAGATCTGGATGCAGTGCTGGCGTGGCATCCGGGATCGGGTACGGGTGTTAGCAATTATGGTGGTTCGTCAATGGATTCGCTGGTCTATGAGTTTTTTGGCAAGACGTCTCACGGTGCGAGTGCTCACAATGGGCGCAGTGCGTTGGATGGGGTGATGTTGATGGATGTTGCGGCGAATTATTTGCGCGAGCATGTTCCCGAAAATGTGCGTATCCACTGCGTGATTCGAGATGGTGGAGATGCACCCAATGTGGTTCCGGCTTATGCGAAGGTGTGGTATTATGTGCGGGGGAAGGATCGTGAACAGGTGAATAAAATACGCAAGCGATTGACCAGATGCGCCAAAGGTGCGGCGATGGCCACGGAAACGACTATGAAATGGCATCGTATTACGGCTGTGTACCCGCGTTTGCCAAATGATGTGATGTGCGAAACTGTGCGTCAAAATCTCAAATTATTCGGTCCACCGCGTGCGTCTAAAAAAGATAAGGAACGCGTAAAGGAATTGGGATACAAAGGTGAATTTGACGGGAAGATCAAAAAGGGGAAGGGGTCACAGGGACGCGGGTCTTCGGATGAAGACAATGTGTCGTGGCTGGCACCGATGGGTCGATTTCAGATGGTGTGTTATACAAAGGGCACGCCGGGCCATCACCGCGATACGACCGCACAGGCAGTAATGCCTTTTGCTGACCGCGCGGTTTTGCAAACGGCCAAGGTGTTTGCGGGATCGGCTATTGATCTGATTTTGGACAAAAAGGTGTTGCAAGCAGCCCGTGCGGAATTTAAGAAGGGAACAAAGGAGTTTGTGTACGATCCGCTGATTCCGAAACGCCAGAAGGTTCCCGTGGATCCTCCATAG
- a CDS encoding zinc-binding alcohol dehydrogenase — MKAQRLICTDIRRIELEDFDLPRVPDNGILVQNDYTAVSVGTEIYNYAHGGEPSRARTFPRPTGYCNTGVVLEVGKDVKGVEPGDRIAAQGNHASHAVMSGNFFKAPEGVSPRSAAFMVMCAIAMHGHRVGRPELGEVVAVTGMGIVGQLAATFARLAGALPVIAIDLDDFRLGKARDWGADICVNPNTAGDVAEVVREHCVGDGVDLVIEATGIPAVYPMALTLPRLGGRLVALGSPRGTVEVSFLPEVHLREITVLGAHQPKTPDDDHIYYPWSKRRDRELILRLMAAGKLPIEDLITHVANPADCQATYDMLADNPREVLGVVFEWG; from the coding sequence GTGAAAGCACAACGATTAATATGCACAGATATCCGGCGGATTGAATTGGAGGATTTTGATTTGCCGCGTGTGCCAGATAATGGCATTTTGGTGCAGAATGATTATACCGCTGTGAGTGTTGGCACGGAAATTTACAATTATGCACACGGGGGAGAACCGTCGCGTGCGAGAACATTTCCGCGGCCAACGGGGTATTGCAATACGGGCGTGGTGCTCGAGGTGGGCAAAGATGTGAAGGGGGTAGAGCCCGGTGATCGCATTGCCGCGCAGGGCAATCACGCGAGTCATGCGGTCATGAGCGGGAATTTTTTTAAAGCGCCTGAAGGTGTTTCGCCCAGGTCTGCGGCTTTTATGGTTATGTGTGCTATTGCCATGCACGGGCATCGGGTTGGACGCCCCGAATTGGGTGAGGTTGTTGCAGTTACCGGTATGGGTATTGTGGGTCAGTTGGCAGCAACCTTTGCGCGGCTGGCTGGCGCGCTTCCGGTTATTGCGATTGATCTGGATGATTTTCGGTTGGGTAAGGCGAGAGACTGGGGGGCAGATATTTGTGTCAATCCCAATACTGCAGGGGATGTCGCCGAAGTGGTGCGCGAGCATTGCGTGGGCGATGGTGTCGATCTGGTGATTGAAGCGACGGGTATTCCGGCGGTTTATCCCATGGCGTTGACCTTACCCCGGTTGGGGGGGCGTCTGGTCGCGCTGGGGTCTCCGCGCGGTACTGTGGAAGTGAGTTTTTTGCCCGAGGTTCACTTGCGCGAGATCACGGTTTTGGGCGCGCATCAGCCCAAGACACCGGATGATGACCATATTTATTATCCTTGGAGCAAGCGCAGAGATCGCGAACTAATTTTGCGTTTGATGGCTGCGGGCAAGTTGCCCATCGAAGATTTGATTACCCATGTCGCCAATCCCGCCGATTGTCAAGCTACCTACGACATGCTCGCCGATAATCCGAGAGAAGTGTTGGGCGTGGTATTTGAGTGGGGGTGA